The window GACAACGATATCTACTATACACCTAAGGAGGGGTTTGTAGGGGTTGACAGCTTCACCTATACTGCCTGCAGTGCTAAAACATGTAAAACGGAAAATATTGCAGTGCATATAGAAGAGATGCCTGATCCAAACACCTGTAAAGATGCAGTAGTGAATGACTATGCGGAAACTGCTAAAAATCAATGGGTTGATATATGGGTGTTCAAAAATGACAGGGTTTGTTCAAGCAGTGGAGCAGGCCTGGTTACATCTTTTCAGGGAACAGGAAGCTATGAAATCATCTGGGGGCATAGTGCCCATCCTAACAACGTGGTTCTCAGGTATTACCCTGCTAAGGACTTTGTAGGCCAGGAAAAAATTGTCTATGGCTTTTGCGCTAATGATTGCTCCGAAATGGAGGAAGCTACAATTTTTATTGATATAAAATAATAATAGAAGGCCAAGCAAGGCCTGATTAATATGTTTGTGAGGGCGCAACATATAGGAAAACATCAGTTGCTGTGGCAGGCACCCCTGTGGCAGGCACCCCTGTGGCAGGCACCCCTGTGGCAGGCATTCCTGTGGCAGGCAATCCTGTGGCAGGCCATGCTTTGGAAATTGTTTTTGAGGGAGGCAGTGCTTTGGGATGCACCGCCGGTGGTGCTCCAAATTCTATCGGGACTTGTATTCGGCAAATCATCAGCCAAAACAAAAGCGCCCACCGAAGAGGAGATCATTGAAGGTTGCAGGCAGGGGAAGCCTTCGGCACAGGAAAAACTTTACAACCTATATTCCAAACGCATGATGGCCGTCTGTGTGCGTTATACCAAATCCAGGTTCGAGGCAGAAGATATTTTCCACGAGGCATTCGTAAAGGTTTTTAACAACATCAGTAAGTACAAGGGAGAAGGCTCTTTTGAGGGCTGGGTTAGGCGCATCTTTGTAAATACTGCCATCAATCATTACAACAAGAACCGGAAATTCCAGAAGCAGGTAGATTACAGCGCCGTAGAAGAAATGACGCCTACTTCTGAAGATATCGTAAGTGATTTGTCGGGTAAAGAGCTACTTACTTTTATTGATCAGCTGCCGGATGGTTACAAGCATGTATTTAATCTCTATGTGATGGAGGGTTACAACCATGCTGAAATCGGGGAAATGCTTCAGATAGCAGAGGGGACCTCCAAATCGCAGCTGGCCAAAGCAAAAGTTTACCTGAAAAATATACTGCTGAAACACTCAATCTCTGCAAAATGCTAACAGAAAAAGAACTGGAAGATATTCGGCGTAAAATGCTGGAGCTCGAGGAAGAGCCCCCGGCAGGTGGCTGGAGCAGGATCCAGGCTGATATCAGGCCCAACTGGTGGTTACGCTTCCGCTGGTGGATTAGCGTTGGCCTGTTACTGCTGGGTATATTTTCCGGATTTTTGATGTATGAGCAGGGTGTTTTTCAGGAACGGGCTTCACCACCACAGCCATACGAAGGCATTGCTCAAAATGCAGTGCCCCCTACTGCGGAGACATCCGAAATAAAAAATACGCATGCAGCTGAAGCAGGTCATAGCGCAAAGCTCAACGAGCAGGGAGTTGTGCAGGCACAGGATAAACCGCAGCGTATTGAACCTGGTGCTCAGGATGCGGCGGCTGTGGAGCACATCTCAACTGGTACTACTGCTGTAGATGAAGGGGAAACTGCAGTCGGGGAAAATAGTGATCTATCCGGAATTGATGGAAATTTCAAAACAGGCCCGCATACGGCAACGCAAAATGAAAAGAGGTCAGCCCAGCCTGACAGAGGCGCTTCTGCTGAACCTGAATCTCGTTTGCCACAGAAAGCTCTCATGCTTCCTGCTGCCGATCGTGACATCAGGCAGCAGCCAGAGACCGGGACTGCAGCTGAAGAGCGAGCAGTGGCTATCGGTACAGGTACCGCTCCCAATAACAGCAAAAGCTCAGCCACCGGAACCTCAGTTGAACAAAGCGAAGCGGAGGCAGATTTACATAATTCAGTGCCGGAGTTGGCTACAATAAGCGCTGGTATGCAACAGGATTCAACCCTTCATGCAGGCAGTCAGCAGGAGGGAACTGCTATGGAGGCCGATGCCGCATTATCAGAAAAAGCTGATCAGAGCACTACTGTGGCAGAAGTGCTGCCGCATGTAGCTGGCGAAAATACGCTGGCAGAAGAGGTGAATGTAGGGGCAGAGGCAGCACCTGCGGAAAAGCAGCTTGCTGAAAATATGCTTGTTGCTACCCCGGAG of the Flammeovirgaceae bacterium 311 genome contains:
- a CDS encoding thrombospondin type 3 repeat-containing protein encodes the protein MVWTVETSKKMKSHLKSIKNKIYIGIACTAMLGSCDITEEDVVPKSIEEFRLVSDEIWDYRYPDGPSAINLDPLINDSIKVEVSVKFSQPQNGRLSVHDNDIYYTPKEGFVGVDSFTYTACSAKTCKTENIAVHIEEMPDPNTCKDAVVNDYAETAKNQWVDIWVFKNDRVCSSSGAGLVTSFQGTGSYEIIWGHSAHPNNVVLRYYPAKDFVGQEKIVYGFCANDCSEMEEATIFIDIK
- a CDS encoding RNA polymerase, sigma-24 subunit, ECF subfamily protein (COG1595 DNA-directed RNA polymerase specialized sigma subunit, sigma24 homolog); protein product: MFVRAQHIGKHQLLWQAPLWQAPLWQAPLWQAFLWQAILWQAMLWKLFLREAVLWDAPPVVLQILSGLVFGKSSAKTKAPTEEEIIEGCRQGKPSAQEKLYNLYSKRMMAVCVRYTKSRFEAEDIFHEAFVKVFNNISKYKGEGSFEGWVRRIFVNTAINHYNKNRKFQKQVDYSAVEEMTPTSEDIVSDLSGKELLTFIDQLPDGYKHVFNLYVMEGYNHAEIGEMLQIAEGTSKSQLAKAKVYLKNILLKHSISAKC